The Phocoena sinus isolate mPhoSin1 chromosome 8, mPhoSin1.pri, whole genome shotgun sequence nucleotide sequence ATGCtggaatagtaaaaataaataaaaaagtaatcttaaatgtctttaaaaaattatgtgattTAAGATTGACGTatttacactaatatgtataaaatagataactattaaaaacctgctgtataaaaagtaaataaataaaataaaattcagaaaaaaattatgtcatTTAAGACAACAGTAATATAatttaatgactgaaaactttcaAGAATGAGAATAAGATGTTTTTCAGTGGGGACATACATATTAATTCAGCccagacaaaaaataaagttaggaTTAGTTCCAGCATCTTTAGTTGTCTTGTCAGAGAAGCTACTAGCTTTCTTAACTGACCCTTTTTTATGCCAGGAACACAGAGACTACTGGGTGAGGTCCAGCATTCTCACATTGTCCTTAAATGCCATCTTATTAAATCTTGTTATGAATTGAGGTAGTGGATTTTTCTCCTAGGTCCAAAACAAGGAAGAAGATATGAAAGGGGGTGAGAAAGTGATGCATTCATTCTTATACAGATATTTATATAGAGCTGTTCATCCACCAGACTCTGCTCTATCCCTATTTCTGGTAAAATACTGAAGAGGCTCTTTTCTTCATGGtaagaaggcagagcactgaaGGACTGAAGAGCAATGACAGTATAAATGTAGTGACAACTAGTTTTTATTGAGACTTTTCTACACATTGGCTCAGATAATTTATCACAAGCGTGCTATAAGGGAGGACTTGTTATCAGCAATACACAAAACATTAAACCACATCTCAGATCAGGGATTACCCCAGTGTTCCAGAACTAGAGACAGAAAAATTCAGGATTCAGACCTGTGTCTGTGTTACTCCAGTGTCAGTGCCTTCTCTTCTCACCTCACCCTGCCAGGGCAAGGGAAGCAGCCTGAGTCCTGGGGATGTGCCACCAGGAATGAAGCAGAACAGGGCCGGAGAAGGAGCCTACACATAGCTTAGGAAGAGCTGTAGGATGCCTTCACATGCCAGGAAGAAGGGGACTATTATGCTGAATCAGTGCAGCCCCAAAAATGAGACAAGCACCAGTCAGGAGGTGGGTAGAAAGAAGCTGAGCCACTTTGTGACCTGAGCACCCTTGCAGGTGCGTGTGGGGGGGCATAAAGGAAACATTCTCTTCCTTTAAGGACCAGACAACAACCTAAGGTTTGGATTTGCATAAAACTAGATTATAACCTTTACTTTGTCACTTATTCATTCTGAGACCTTTGGTAATTGAATACCTTTTTAAGAAGTTCActtttcacatttgtaaaataggTGTTATTAAACGTATCTTATAGAGTTATTGTGGGATTGGATTACATCAATATACTACCTGTAAAGAGTTCAGCCATTACCTCACATAAAAAGCGATCAGAAGATGGTCTCTGATTATTTTCTACCTTCCACTGTTCCTTGAAACAAATACCTGCATGCATATATACTTGCTTGCATTAATGATGATTGTCTTTGCTACGTTTTCAAAAATGGATGTGTTTCTTGCTCGAAGTCTGAATGGTACACCTCCTCGTAGAGTATATATTTCATTCACCGTTATCTCCCCATACCAACTATAGCACTGTGCTTGACTCTTAGATCCTCTCCCACAGCATGCCTTGTGTAAAAGCTGTGGGGTTGGGACAACTCTGAACCAGAAGTCACAAGATAGCTTCTCCCTCTTATTTTCctctcattcaatttttttttaattgagatatagttcacagaccataaaattcatcctttaaaGGTATACAattcattttggggggaaaaatcacAAAGTTTTTCAACTAGCACCACTATcttattccagaatattttcatcacccccaaaagagacCCCAAACTCATTAGCAGTTATTTCCCATTCCCTCTCCCACCAACTCTTGacaaccactcatctactttccATGTCTGTAGGTTTGCCTACTCTAGATATTTCCTGTAAATGGAGTTATACAGTGTGTAATCTTTTGTATCTGACTTcactcacttagcataatgttttcaaggctcaatCTTGTTATAACATGTATTGAtacttcattcctctttttcctccatttttatacttttctcctATTAGCGATTCTGAAATACTTTCCCCAAATGCTATAAGACCTCTTTGTCCCGACCATTCCACCAGCATACCTCTGCCTCAGGTCGTTTTTCTGTGAACTCTCGCTAGAACATATGTGGCGTCGACTCTCCCATCTGTCCCCTCTGTCCCCCACACACGGGCACCTTAAGACTCCTGTCAGAGTTTTGGACAGGCCTGGTGAAATCTCTTCTCCCAAAGCACCAGGTCTGTGACTgactttgaccaccttcaccacTGTCTTTGGTTAAAGTTATGAGGTTTGAGGACAGAGCTTTGAACTAGGACTCTGGACATGATAGGTTTTGCCAACTctacgtttatttatttattttttctggtttaAACTAGTTTAATGAAACAATAatgtcaagaaacatttattgagcatatactataTTCAGAGGATTGTCCTGGGTCCTCCAGGAGATACAGTGATAACAAATACATAGTCCAGATACATAGTTCTCAGGGGCTCTCAATCCGAGGGTAGATACACATGAAAACACCTAACCATAATACCAGACAGAATGAATCAGGGGCGGTAGCTGAGGGACAACTAGTAGACATAGCAAACATCCATTGTTTCACCTGCCCACTGCCCCTATTCTTCTCACAAGTCTCTTGGTTTTCTTTGGGCCACCCCTTTCACTCTCAGTTCACAGTAGAGCTGATTCAACCTCCATGTCCaggtttctttacctgtaaaatgagtataCTGACCCTACCTCGAAGCatacttttttttgaatttttgaattttattttatttattttttatacatcaggttcttattagaaCACATCTACAATTTTATAAGATGTGTGATTTTATAAAGTCATTACTGTCTCTATTTCTTTATCAAGAGGCTAAAAATACTCTTATTAATTCAGAGTTTTCCTATGAGAGATAAAACGGGAATATGATTTCTAAATCACAACTGGTTATACAAGAGTTAACTGTAAAGATAAAACGTCACCTTATTGTGGtcacttttgtttctttgggtttttttgggaaGGTGACCATGAGAGATGAAAGGGCTCTGTAAAGAGCTGTTAGAAGGTAGATGTGTCGTCACAATAAATGATGCTTTTGATCTTGGAGATTAGATCCTGGAGAGCAGTGCCAGCACCATGTGAAAGAGAGGTGAAGGAGCTCATGAGAAAGGTCTAATCATCTATGGAGGGATGAGGAGGTTCTAGAGTTTTCTTCATCAAAACTTGAGGACCTGTGTGTTGGACACTGAGCTAGTTCAATAATGAACAAAAGCAGTCTCtgatctcatggagcttatattccagCGGGAATATTCAAACAATTAAAGATCCATATTAGGTGGTGATAAGGAAAATCAAGCAGGTAAGTCTATTGAGAGTGATGGTGTGGGTGGCCATGCCTTAGCTAGGCTTGACAGAGCAAACTCTTCTGATAAAACATGTAAGGAGAGAGTTGAATGAAGTCAGAGAGCCATGCAGATACCAGGGTGAAGGGGCTTCCTTGCAgcaggaacagcaagtgcaaaaatCCTGAGGTAGCGGCATGTTCTGGTGCTTTGAACATTGAGGCTGTGTTTTGGTGGGCTGAGAAAAGGTTAAACAGACAGTGGCCTACCCAAGGCCACTTCTCTCCAGCACATCATTGTCCCTTCATCCAGTAGGAGTAAAAGGAAACCGTGATCATTGCTCTAATGAGAGTGCAAATTGCTGTCTAATGTGAGCAGGGGCAAAGAACATGCTTGAAGTTAGAATGAGAAGCTCTTGTTACCCCAGGTGCTTGACCTGTTTATCCAGAACAGTCAGCCTGCCTTTGTCTGCCTCATTTCTTACCCTGAACCCTTTTTTTTGGCCATCTACCCAGGATTCTATACACAAGAAACACCTTAGAAGTCAGGGCTGGGCAGGCCGGAGCCAGGAGAGTGGCTACAATGACTTCAGCAGTCCTGGTGGACATCCAGGACGAAGTGACCTGCCCCATCTGCCTGGAGCTCCTGACAGAACCCCTGAGCATAGACTGTGGACACAGCTTCTGCCAAGCCTGCATCACGGGGGATAGCAAGGAGTTGGGTATTGGCCAAGAAGAAGAGAGCAGCTGTCCTGTGTGCCAGACCAGCTACCAGCCTGGGAACCTGCGGCCCAATCGGCACCTGGCCAACATAGCGGACAGGCTCAGGGAGGTGGTGTTGGGCTTGGGGAAGCAGCTGAAGGTGGTTCTTTGTGCGCACCATGGAGAGAAACTCCAGCTCTTCTGTAAGGAGGATGGGAAGCTCATTTGCTGGCTGTGCGAGAGGTCCCAGGAGCACCGAGGTCACCACACGTTCCTCATGGAAGAGGTGGCCCAGGAGTACCAGGTGGGAGCCCAGATGGAGGGAAGGCAGGTGGGAACAGACTCCTTGGTAGattattaacttttctttatgCTCTAATCTAATTTCTTTGTAGTCCATCTATTTACGTAGAGGATGAACCTAGAAAAAGCCCCTCTGGCCAAGAGCAGAGACTGTAGCTCTTTCTCGCTGCTCATGATTGGTTCTGCATGAGTGGACGATGCTGCTCGGGGCCAGCAGCGGGCAGGGCAGGTAGAGTTCAGGGGATACGTTGGCAGTGAGAGTAAAGGACTTGAAGTGGTTCATGGTCAGGTTCCTTCccctggagaaaagagaatcagcCTATTCCCAGTGGTTTCTATCCCCTGTTTATAAAAGATAACTTTGACCTTCTCAGTTTTTAATTCCGGGACAGGCATCTCCTGAGGTCAGCATAATAATCTCTCCCCCATTCATTCCATGTCTCCACACTGAAACAATTTGACACTTGATCCTGCTTGACTTGATGTGTTTCTTCCAGGAGAAGTTCCAGGAGTCTCTGAAGAAGCTGAGGCAAGAGCAGCAGGAAGCTGAGAAACTAACAGCTGTTATCAGAGAGAAGAGGGCATCCTGGAAGGTAAGAGAGATTCTTCTCAAGGTGTCCTGGGACGGGAATCAGGGCAGGATGTGGGAGCCGAGGGCAAAGGGGACCTAGTTCTGTCTGTTCCCTGATTTAGCTAGAAGAGCTTCCCTTTGCCTCGTCCTTCACTGCAACCCTTCCAAACAAGGGTATTGTTCTTGGTGCAGagccagggagagagaagggggagttAGAAAATGAACATATCAAAGGGAATCTAGGTTTTTGAAGACAATCATGGGAGAGGAACCATGGCCATTGGCAGCCCTTAATTCCTGATTCTGGACCTTGTTCTATAGTTTCGAGCTCTGAAAGTTGGAAAAATAGGTCATGCACAGGTCACTCTCAATATCGAAAACTGGAAGGGGAGGCTGATGGTGAGTCCTGAGAGGCCAGAGAGGCTGCTTGGAATCTAAATCCCACCTAGGAATCTAAGTGTGTATCTCAGAAGCCTAGATAAGACAGCCTGGGGCCAATGGTCTGAGAAGAGCTGAAGGGAGAATAGGAGAAGAGAGCAGGTTCTGCAGGACTCACTCCCCCATTTGCTCATTCCCCCGCAGTGAGACCTGCCGGGAAAGCAGTACAGAGCCTGCCTCCCCAACCCCTTATACCGGAGACCCTCAGCTCAACAGACTAGCAACCTCTTTCTCTTCCATGTTCCTGAAGAATCAGATGGAACCTGAGAGACACAGGATCCAGAAGCAGTTTGATCAGTTGAGGAGCATCCTGGACAGAGAGGAGCAGCGGCAGCTGaagaagctggaggaggaggagaggaaggggctgaACATCATCGCAGAAGCTGAGGGTGAGCTGATGCAGCAGAGCCAGTCCCTGAGAGAGCTCATCTCAGACCTGGAGCGCCGGTGTCAGGGGTCAACAATGGAGCTGCTGCAGGTAGGAATCGCAAAGGAGCCCGAGGTCTGACGGTCAAGGCAAAGAGAGGCTAACTTTCCTTCCCTTCTGATGTGGGACTCCTTATCTtggtgggggaaagaaaaaaatttcctttgacCCTGTAGTGCCTCTTCCCTATTAAACAGTTCAAAGTTCATGGATAAAGCACAGGATAATTAAAagtacaaatgctaaaggaatgtctcatttttatttcttatgtatAAAGGACAGTCCAAAAGTTCATTTGATACAATGTAAAAGATCGAGTGATGTTTTACTGCAGCATTTCTCAATCTTGGTACTATTGACCTTTTGGGCTAGAAGATTCTTTGCTGTgaggggctgccctgtgcattgtaggatgttcagcaacatccctggcctctaccctctagatgccagtagcatccaaCTAGCTgtgacaacaaaaaaaccctccagacattgccaaatgacCCTGGGGAGAACTTATCCTCCCTCCCCCTGTTGAGAATCACTGGCCATTAGGTACCTGTTGTCTCTGATGCCGTGTTGGGATTGGTCAGGTGCTCTTCACTCAGCTTAGTCACAGGCAAACACATACCAAACTCAAGTACTTAGAGAATTTTTATGTAATTACCAGCCCTTCTTTGCTTCACTTTCTTCTCTAGGGCAGCATCATTGAACATGTTGTAATAGAAGTTTGAACAGGACTTTTGAGGCACAAACAATGAGCTctggtctgtgtgtgtatgtggctTGGGAGGGTGCAAGCTGTCAAATCCAAAGAGATCTGATGGAGAGATTTGAACTGAGGTTGAAATCTGAGCGGCTGCTGGCTTCATAGAGTGAATAGTGGGACTATTAAGTTGAAGCAGGATGCACCTTGTGACATTCTGGAACCTTCAGgctcttccttattttctgtttgctttcttgCTTTCCTCTTGCTCCCTTTCCTGGTGGAATAATCATTTCTCTACTTATACTTGGGCCCTAGTATTGGGGTCATGGGATAGTTATTTTCCACCTGTTGGAGATTTTCCTCATTCACTGCTTCTGGTTTCACAACTTCAGTttattcttcttgcttttttcttcatctttgatgTTGGGTTGCCCTAATGCTTGCTCCTTCCCCCACTTGTTCTAGCCCCTTTACAAGTCTCTTCAAACTGGAAAAATTGCTTCGTAAGTGCAAATGGATCATCAATTTATATAATAGCTAGTCCAGGCACCTGTCTAGACTCTTCTACCCACTAGTTAGTATGACTGCCCAAAGGTCATTTTAACTAGAGTGTTATCTCACAGTCAATTTCTCCAGAACTTGCCCATCACAGacacttcctccttctcttttccatGTTTGTTTGACATGGTTACCCATTAAGATTTGACAGCTGGATGCAAGCCTGCAGCTTTCAAGTTTCAAAATGTGAACCCTGAGAGTAAAGCTAAGAGGAAGAGGCATGAAGTATCACCCTGATTTGATCATTTGAGTTCCTTATTACAAGTATGCCTTAAGATTGATACAATCCTGGATCCACCTCTACCACTTTACATATGCAAGCCAGTTTGAGTTGTGTTTTTGTCAAATACAACCAAAAATAGCTCCAATACCATGAAAATAGTTATTCCTATGTTACACAGATCAAACCATTAGCCTTTCCTTCTGCTGCATTGAGGTGTATAGAGCAGAAGTTAGGAAGACCAATTCGGAGGCCATGAGACAGTTCTACTCAAATGAGGCAGGCAGTGGCAGTGATGATGATAAAGAGCAGTAAGGGTGTGAAATGCACTGGCTTGGTCTAAGATGGGATGTCAGGTAGCTTTTAGGACAGTACTTTGTCTACATTTGGTGACTGGATGCTGGGATCATTGAGGAAGATGGAAGATAACAGAAAAGACCTCATGGTTGCAGGAAAGGTAAGTTTTCTTTCAGATATCTTGAATTTGTGGTGCCCGTGGCTTATGTGAGGGGTATATAAAAGAGATGTAAGCAGAAGTACAGATTTAGGAATCATCAACACATGTGTGTgttgaaatcaagaaaaatacacaaagtcAGAAAAGGTAGCATAGAGGGTTAGGGGAGGTGGAATTTGAGAAACAACCCCTTTTCATGGCCCTTGTGTCCTCAGCAACCAGAATGTGAGCATCTCAAAGACAGAAATCAGGACTTAGTCATGTGAGAGCATCTAGAAgcaggcacagtgcctggcaaataaaagatgaggtacatatataacaccacacacacacacacacacactctctgttgtaaaaataaaggtattaatgaatgaattgtaTCATTTCCTGACATCCCTACATAGGGTCTCAGGGAGAGTCTGCTTTCAGCTCTTATCTTTACTTTTTGGCCTCCATATTGGATCATCTCTACCTCTGTCATCAGGGGGTGGTGAGAATGGGATGAGGGACATGGATGAGGCTGTAGTAGAGGACAAGTCCTATTACCCTTGACTTAACCTGTCTCTTCCTTTCCTAGGATGTGAGTGATGTCGCGAAAAGGTACGTGTAGAACATGACGTGGTTCCCTTGGGTTGCCAAAAGACTCCTGTACCCATAGAGTTATCTTGTGGTcagtgggaaaggaaaaaaaaaatcacaaagcagGGAAGATTTAGGACTGTGGTGTCTTGAGTGGCTTTTCGTGAGAATTTGGGGTCCCCCAAAGTAAAGGGAATGACTTGGTTTCAATGGTAGGAGAATTTGAGTGGCAGAAGGTCACAAATTGGGACAGTAGTGTTC carries:
- the TRIM6 gene encoding tripartite motif-containing protein 6, which gives rise to MPRWTNQQHLLPPSPRPFLLTPFCFGGGCGSCKSSALVQDTDSRILYTRNTLEVRAGQAGARRVATMTSAVLVDIQDEVTCPICLELLTEPLSIDCGHSFCQACITGDSKELGIGQEEESSCPVCQTSYQPGNLRPNRHLANIADRLREVVLGLGKQLKVVLCAHHGEKLQLFCKEDGKLICWLCERSQEHRGHHTFLMEEVAQEYQEKFQESLKKLRQEQQEAEKLTAVIREKRASWKNQMEPERHRIQKQFDQLRSILDREEQRQLKKLEEEERKGLNIIAEAEGELMQQSQSLRELISDLERRCQGSTMELLQDVSDVAKRSELWTLKKPEALPTKLKSMFRAPDLKKMLRVFRELTDVQSYWVDVTLNPHTANLNLVLSKNRRQVRFVGTQLSGSHLEEHYGCGVLGSRHFSSGKHYWEVDVAKKTDWILGVCSDSTGPTFSFNQFANNRNVYSRYQPQSGYWVIGLHHKHEYRAYEESSTSLLLSMMVPPRRIGVFLDYEAGTVSFYNVTNHGFPIYTFSKYYFPTTLCPYFNPCNCVVPMTLRRPSS